One part of the Parabacteroides distasonis ATCC 8503 genome encodes these proteins:
- a CDS encoding outer membrane beta-barrel protein, with amino-acid sequence MKRILLVLMVCFPVIGLMAAEVEPLAGDTIITLERKRIEVKDNGDRMKVRVYEVDEDGDSVDDELIFEGHYRDGQSYERRKHVKSINIPVPTWDKDFNPHWAGFGMGFANFADGSLHVNDVDGVSLRSGNSLEYNLNVLEKAFPFSRYRWAVVIGAGMRWSRYRIDTNEYFKEIDGVTALRPAPEGVTLKASKLNITSLTIPLLLEWQPKKRSSEFFLSAGVVGVIKTCSSSKIVYNDASGKKHKEKMGSGMNIRPVTMDFLFQAGWDWIGLYAKYLPIDLFENGKGPKVHPVSIGLQLHL; translated from the coding sequence ATGAAAAGAATACTTTTAGTCTTAATGGTTTGCTTCCCGGTAATCGGGTTGATGGCCGCTGAGGTTGAGCCTTTGGCTGGGGATACGATTATCACCCTTGAGAGAAAACGTATCGAGGTGAAAGATAATGGCGATCGCATGAAAGTCAGGGTGTATGAGGTAGACGAGGATGGTGATTCCGTGGACGACGAGTTGATCTTCGAAGGGCATTACCGGGACGGACAAAGCTATGAACGCCGTAAACACGTGAAGTCTATCAATATCCCTGTGCCTACTTGGGATAAGGACTTCAATCCGCATTGGGCCGGTTTTGGAATGGGCTTCGCGAACTTCGCGGATGGGAGTTTACATGTAAATGATGTAGACGGAGTCTCCCTTCGTAGTGGAAACTCATTGGAATATAATTTGAATGTATTGGAAAAAGCGTTCCCGTTCTCTCGGTATCGTTGGGCGGTGGTGATCGGTGCCGGTATGCGTTGGAGCCGTTACCGGATAGATACGAATGAGTATTTCAAGGAGATAGACGGTGTTACGGCTTTGCGTCCGGCTCCTGAGGGTGTTACGTTGAAAGCGAGTAAGTTGAATATCACGAGTCTGACCATTCCGTTGTTATTGGAATGGCAACCTAAAAAGCGTTCGAGTGAATTCTTCTTGTCTGCGGGTGTAGTCGGTGTGATCAAGACTTGTTCTTCCTCGAAGATCGTATATAATGACGCTTCCGGTAAAAAGCACAAAGAGAAAATGGGTTCCGGTATGAATATCCGTCCGGTAACTATGGATTTCTTATTTCAAGCCGGTTGGGATTGGATCGGTCTTTACGCCAAGTACTTACCGATCGACCTCTTTGAAAATGGGAAAGGTCCGAAGGTGCATCCGGTTTCTATCGGCTTGCAGTTGCATTTGTAG
- a CDS encoding RNA polymerase sigma factor: protein MICFSSFVVLIIEMELETFKITVLPLRQKMLNFSRRLVEDAADAEDVVQEAFIKLWYIREKLDAYHSVEALAMQVTKNLSLDKIKLRKPQGSELESVTLISEAVSPDEQLEQKDAAECIRRLIAQLPTLQQTIIRMKDIEGYELAEIAEITATPVENVRVNLSRARKKIREQFLQLNKQEKWT, encoded by the coding sequence ATGATATGTTTTTCTTCCTTTGTCGTCTTGATTATAGAAATGGAACTTGAGACGTTTAAAATAACCGTACTACCTCTCCGGCAGAAGATGTTGAATTTCTCCCGGAGACTGGTTGAGGACGCAGCCGATGCTGAGGATGTGGTGCAAGAGGCATTCATAAAGCTTTGGTATATCCGGGAAAAACTGGATGCCTACCATAGCGTGGAGGCGCTGGCTATGCAGGTTACGAAAAATCTCTCATTGGATAAGATAAAGTTGCGAAAGCCGCAGGGATCGGAGTTGGAGAGCGTTACATTGATATCGGAAGCGGTAAGCCCGGACGAACAACTGGAGCAAAAGGATGCCGCCGAGTGCATACGGCGCTTGATCGCCCAGTTGCCCACTTTGCAGCAAACCATTATCCGGATGAAGGATATAGAAGGCTATGAGTTAGCCGAGATCGCGGAGATCACGGCTACACCGGTCGAGAATGTCCGGGTGAATCTCTCAAGGGCTCGGAAAAAGATACGGGAACAGTTTTTACAATTAAATAAACAAGAGAAATGGACATAG
- a CDS encoding PepSY-like domain-containing protein — MKLKVSFTAILFMSCCLFLTVGCQQKKQGFDDKSVSQAIQKVIQIKYPGATITDYDKDAAGVEVDIKDKGVKKEVLLGKNNEWLSTKFDIHAEDVPVDIMDNLTNSAYHEYKIDEVTQIDKPSGTFYVFKLEHENNEVRLTFNSEAQLLK, encoded by the coding sequence ATGAAACTAAAAGTATCATTTACAGCCATTTTATTCATGAGCTGCTGCTTATTCCTCACCGTAGGTTGCCAACAAAAGAAACAAGGTTTCGATGACAAATCGGTCTCTCAAGCGATTCAAAAGGTGATCCAGATAAAATATCCGGGGGCGACCATTACCGATTACGATAAAGATGCCGCAGGTGTAGAAGTCGACATCAAGGATAAAGGCGTTAAGAAAGAGGTTCTGCTCGGCAAAAATAACGAGTGGCTAAGTACGAAATTCGATATCCATGCCGAAGATGTTCCCGTAGACATCATGGATAACCTAACAAATTCGGCTTATCATGAATATAAGATAGATGAGGTGACACAAATAGACAAGCCTTCGGGAACATTTTACGTATTCAAACTAGAGCATGAGAACAATGAGGTTCGTCTCACGTTTAACTCAGAGGCCCAATTATTGAAGTAG
- a CDS encoding response regulator transcription factor, giving the protein MKILVVEDENALREVIVRSLEKERYVVESASSFREASLKINDYDYDCIVLDIMLPGGSGLTLLKELRALRKKDSIIIISAKDSIEDKVTGLDLGADDYLTKPFHLAELNARIKSVIRRKQQDGELQLSLANLTIYPDKHSVYINGKEIVLNRKEFDLLYYFISNPNRLISKATLAESVWGDYIDQADNFDFIYSQVKNLRKKLKAAGAIPEIKAVYGFGYKMTDEE; this is encoded by the coding sequence ATGAAAATTCTGGTAGTCGAAGATGAAAACGCACTGAGAGAAGTTATCGTTCGTTCTCTTGAAAAAGAACGATATGTGGTAGAGAGCGCTTCCTCTTTCCGGGAAGCTTCTCTTAAAATAAATGATTATGATTACGATTGTATCGTATTGGACATCATGCTTCCGGGAGGTAGCGGCCTTACCCTTTTGAAGGAATTAAGGGCCTTACGCAAGAAAGACAGTATCATCATTATCTCCGCAAAAGACTCTATCGAGGATAAAGTTACAGGATTAGATCTTGGGGCCGATGATTATCTGACCAAGCCTTTCCATCTGGCGGAATTGAACGCCCGCATCAAGAGCGTTATCCGCCGCAAGCAACAAGATGGGGAATTGCAACTGTCTTTAGCGAACCTAACGATATATCCCGATAAACATTCCGTCTATATAAACGGGAAAGAGATCGTATTGAACCGTAAGGAGTTCGATCTGCTCTACTATTTCATATCCAACCCCAACCGTTTGATCAGCAAAGCTACTTTAGCCGAGTCCGTCTGGGGAGATTATATAGACCAAGCCGATAATTTCGACTTCATCTATAGCCAAGTAAAAAACTTGCGAAAGAAATTAAAAGCCGCCGGAGCCATCCCCGAAATAAAGGCGGTCTATGGCTTCGGTTACAAAATGACCGACGAGGAATAA
- a CDS encoding sensor histidine kinase, with amino-acid sequence MKLIHYTLRNLFVPILVIFAAWGCVFCLMILHEVEDETNDSLENYKEIIIRSALADSTLLKDHVDIMTRYYIREVPESEAKLDKDEFYDTTVYIEIEQEYEPVRALRTYFMTKDRKFYELTLELSTLEQEDMIETIIWSMAVLYIALISCILFVIHRGFKRSFKPLYKLLSWLKSFQVGKYNPPLNNPTPIEEFKILNETVQESVNQSDKLYNKQRHFVENAAHELQTPLAVCMNKLELLSEHPDCTEDQLKEIAGLHQALNGIIRLNKSLLLLSRIDNKQFPETRDICLNHLIHKILEGINDIYERKALHLRVSEKESLVCTMNESLATTLITNLIKNAYVHNYEKGDIGITISRRMLTIANTGIDKTLDKELLFARFASQSKQQESTGLGLAIVKSIVDLYSIRIDYQYANGMHTFTLLFY; translated from the coding sequence ATGAAGCTAATCCATTACACCCTCCGCAATTTATTTGTCCCCATATTGGTCATTTTCGCCGCTTGGGGATGTGTTTTCTGCCTTATGATTCTACATGAGGTAGAAGACGAGACAAATGACAGCCTTGAGAACTACAAAGAGATTATCATCCGCTCCGCCTTAGCGGACAGCACATTGCTGAAAGATCATGTGGATATCATGACCCGGTACTACATTCGTGAGGTTCCGGAAAGCGAAGCGAAACTAGATAAGGACGAGTTCTACGATACTACGGTATACATAGAGATAGAGCAAGAATACGAACCGGTTCGTGCCTTACGCACTTATTTCATGACAAAAGATCGTAAATTCTACGAACTGACGCTGGAGTTATCCACCTTAGAACAAGAAGATATGATCGAGACGATTATCTGGAGCATGGCCGTCTTATATATCGCATTGATAAGTTGTATCTTATTCGTGATCCATCGAGGATTCAAAAGAAGCTTTAAGCCTTTATATAAGCTATTAAGCTGGCTGAAAAGTTTTCAAGTAGGCAAATATAATCCTCCATTAAACAACCCTACACCCATCGAGGAATTTAAGATATTAAACGAGACCGTTCAAGAAAGCGTCAACCAGAGCGACAAGCTATACAACAAACAAAGACATTTCGTAGAGAATGCCGCCCACGAGTTACAAACTCCATTGGCCGTATGCATGAACAAATTAGAATTATTAAGCGAACATCCAGATTGCACAGAAGATCAACTGAAAGAGATCGCTGGCTTGCATCAAGCGTTGAACGGCATCATCCGGTTGAATAAATCCCTCCTATTACTTTCTCGGATAGATAACAAACAATTCCCCGAGACCCGGGATATTTGCCTAAATCATCTTATCCATAAGATATTAGAAGGAATTAATGACATATACGAAAGAAAAGCTCTCCACTTACGAGTTTCAGAAAAAGAGAGTTTGGTATGCACCATGAATGAATCGCTGGCCACTACGTTAATCACCAATCTCATTAAAAACGCCTATGTCCATAATTACGAGAAAGGGGATATAGGAATCACGATCTCTCGTCGTATGCTTACAATCGCAAATACGGGAATCGACAAAACCCTTGATAAGGAATTATTATTTGCCCGTTTTGCCAGCCAAAGCAAACAACAAGAATCGACGGGCCTTGGGTTGGCCATTGTCAAATCAATAGTCGATCTATATTCGATCCGGATAGATTACCAATACGCAAATGGCATGCATACATTCACATTATTATTCTATTAA
- a CDS encoding PepSY-like domain-containing protein — protein sequence MKRINYLLIVLSLLSVMACAGNDKITSDTNILPVSSRQFISDHFKDIPVSHIQIEKNLIRISSYDVILTDGTNVEFNHKGEWKEIKRHGLPIPPAIIPEVIQDLIKKNYSSNKVVKIEKEIRDYEIKLDNGLEMTFDLKGNLIDIDD from the coding sequence ATGAAAAGGATCAATTATTTACTGATAGTCTTATCATTATTATCTGTCATGGCTTGTGCCGGCAATGATAAGATCACGAGTGACACCAACATATTGCCGGTTTCCAGCCGCCAATTCATATCGGATCATTTTAAAGACATCCCAGTATCGCATATCCAAATAGAGAAAAATCTGATCCGGATTAGCAGTTACGACGTGATCCTCACGGACGGGACCAATGTTGAGTTTAACCATAAAGGAGAATGGAAAGAGATTAAACGGCATGGGCTCCCTATCCCGCCAGCGATCATTCCGGAGGTAATACAAGACCTTATCAAGAAAAACTATTCATCGAATAAGGTTGTTAAAATAGAAAAAGAGATACGGGATTATGAGATAAAGCTAGATAACGGTCTTGAGATGACATTCGACTTAAAAGGGAACTTGATTGATATCGATGACTAA
- a CDS encoding PepSY-like domain-containing protein has product MKTKAFIMATLVCSSFVFMSCDDDDDKFTPESIVTKAFDTKYPDAQRVSWENEAGYVKAEFYTGSYEAEAWFDPQGNWMLTETDLPYNALPQTVKNSFEASLYAKWKIDDVDMLERPDAGTIYVLDVENGEQDADLHYTEGGILIKEVTDGNGDNEHRPSVTPSAIKELISEMYPGATILEIDTETKGTEVDILHENIHKEVWLDTQNKWLYTEWEIRSSQVPDIVMTAFKASAYASYQIDDIHVIQKAEGLSYEFELEQGDRDITILFNEEGILVSPTH; this is encoded by the coding sequence ATGAAAACAAAAGCATTCATAATGGCAACTTTGGTTTGCAGCTCATTCGTATTCATGTCATGTGATGACGATGATGACAAATTCACACCTGAGAGTATTGTAACAAAAGCCTTTGACACAAAATATCCGGATGCGCAACGTGTCAGTTGGGAGAACGAGGCAGGCTATGTCAAAGCAGAATTTTACACCGGTTCATATGAGGCTGAAGCGTGGTTTGATCCGCAAGGCAACTGGATGCTGACAGAGACCGATCTTCCTTACAACGCTTTGCCCCAAACCGTAAAAAACAGTTTCGAGGCAAGCCTATACGCTAAATGGAAGATAGACGATGTAGATATGCTAGAACGTCCGGACGCTGGTACCATTTACGTTCTCGACGTTGAAAATGGCGAGCAAGATGCAGACCTACATTATACGGAAGGTGGTATTCTCATCAAGGAAGTAACCGATGGTAACGGCGACAACGAGCATCGTCCCTCTGTTACCCCCAGCGCTATTAAGGAACTCATTTCAGAGATGTATCCGGGAGCGACAATCCTTGAGATAGATACGGAGACAAAAGGTACCGAGGTGGATATCCTTCATGAGAATATCCATAAGGAAGTTTGGCTGGATACCCAGAACAAATGGTTATATACGGAGTGGGAAATACGCTCTTCCCAAGTACCCGATATCGTGATGACCGCATTCAAGGCCTCCGCATATGCCTCTTATCAAATCGATGATATCCATGTCATTCAAAAAGCGGAAGGACTCTCTTATGAGTTCGAGCTGGAGCAAGGAGACCGAGATATAACAATTCTTTTTAATGAAGAAGGGATCTTAGTCTCTCCTACCCATTAA
- a CDS encoding DUF3256 family protein: MRRVIVTLLICVFALGMNAQDMTSVFTAMPDQYIPQLEHAWRKDLVDLYTSGKESRLKNTMNGFSTLQKLTNDYLLLQTTERSTVEMKLLPLVNNTYVVCMISTVNGPVPDSRIEFFTTNWEPLATSDLFTQPTSDWYIKQGIDKKDEAYQEAASHLDMDLIQYRLSPDDQTLTAIYTTPQYLSQEAREKIEPYLIEPKVYTWQKYHFQ; this comes from the coding sequence ATGAGACGAGTTATAGTTACGTTGTTGATCTGTGTCTTTGCGTTGGGAATGAACGCACAAGATATGACAAGTGTGTTCACGGCAATGCCAGACCAATACATTCCTCAATTGGAGCACGCTTGGCGAAAGGATTTGGTGGATCTTTATACTTCAGGAAAAGAATCCCGGCTGAAAAATACGATGAATGGCTTTTCTACCTTGCAAAAGCTAACGAACGATTACCTTTTGCTACAGACTACGGAGCGTAGCACGGTAGAGATGAAATTACTTCCCTTGGTAAACAATACCTACGTGGTTTGTATGATCTCTACGGTAAACGGCCCGGTTCCGGATAGCCGTATCGAGTTTTTCACGACCAATTGGGAGCCTTTGGCAACATCCGATTTATTCACGCAGCCAACTTCCGATTGGTATATCAAGCAGGGAATAGATAAGAAAGACGAAGCCTATCAAGAGGCCGCCTCACATTTGGATATGGATTTAATTCAATATCGATTGAGTCCGGATGATCAGACTTTGACTGCCATTTATACGACTCCTCAATATCTGAGCCAAGAGGCTCGTGAGAAAATAGAGCCGTATCTCATTGAACCGAAAGTCTATACGTGGCAGAAATATCATTTTCAGTAA
- a CDS encoding DMT family transporter, with protein sequence MWLALAFLSAFLLGCYEVNKKMSLNGNAVIPVLFFNTLISSLIFVPFILLSFYTDCLDGTMVYVPRASLEDHLKVLIKAVIVLSSWISGYFALKHLPLTITGPIKASQPVLTLLGAMLLFGERLNLFQWVGVLLSIASFYLLSSSGKKEGIHFAHNKWIFFTVLSILTGAMSGLYDKHLMRSMDVMTVQVWFNVYQCVIMSFILLFLWYPNRKKSTPFQWRWNIIFISVFLCVADWVYFYALTFPDSMISIVSMVRRSNVLVTFLAGAIFFHEKNLKNKAIDLFLVLLGMIFLYLGTK encoded by the coding sequence ATGTGGTTAGCTCTAGCCTTCCTCTCCGCCTTCTTGTTAGGTTGTTATGAGGTCAATAAGAAAATGTCGTTAAATGGGAATGCCGTTATTCCCGTTTTATTCTTCAATACGCTCATAAGCAGTTTGATTTTCGTCCCGTTCATCTTGCTCTCTTTTTATACGGATTGCTTGGACGGGACGATGGTGTATGTACCCCGTGCCTCTTTGGAGGACCATCTGAAGGTATTGATAAAGGCGGTGATCGTCTTATCCTCTTGGATATCGGGGTATTTTGCCTTGAAACATTTGCCGCTGACGATAACCGGGCCGATCAAGGCCAGCCAGCCCGTGCTTACATTACTGGGTGCGATGCTTCTGTTCGGGGAACGGCTGAATCTATTTCAATGGGTCGGAGTCTTGCTTTCTATCGCTTCCTTTTATCTCCTTTCCTCATCGGGGAAGAAAGAGGGGATTCATTTTGCCCATAATAAATGGATCTTCTTCACGGTCCTGTCTATCTTGACCGGAGCGATGAGCGGATTGTATGATAAGCATTTGATGCGTAGTATGGATGTAATGACGGTACAAGTCTGGTTTAATGTCTATCAATGTGTTATCATGTCATTTATCCTGTTGTTTCTATGGTATCCGAACCGGAAAAAGAGCACGCCTTTCCAATGGCGATGGAATATCATCTTTATCTCCGTATTCTTATGCGTGGCGGATTGGGTGTACTTTTATGCCTTGACATTCCCGGATTCTATGATCTCGATCGTATCGATGGTACGTCGGAGTAACGTATTGGTGACATTCTTGGCGGGAGCCATCTTCTTCCATGAAAAAAACTTAAAGAACAAGGCGATCGACTTATTCCTTGTGTTGTTAGGAATGATATTCCTATATTTGGGGACAAAATAG
- the truA gene encoding tRNA pseudouridine(38-40) synthase TruA, protein MRRYFIYLGYNGKNFRGWQIQPNGMTVQQSIEEALAILMRTPVPIVGAGRTDAGVHAHLMIAHFDWEEPIGDLVFLAEKLNRLLPKDIAVYKIVPVVPEAHARFDATSRTYKYYVTTKKDPFNHELVYKLPGRLDFEAMNEACKVLFDYIDFTSFSKLHTDVKTNNCHIQHAGWTQEGDIWVFTIRADRFLRNMVRAIVGTLLEVGRGRLTIDGFRNVIEAKDRCKAGTSVPGHALFLVDVTYPEELFPVED, encoded by the coding sequence GTGAGACGATATTTTATATATCTGGGATATAACGGAAAGAATTTTCGGGGCTGGCAGATCCAGCCGAATGGTATGACGGTGCAGCAATCTATAGAGGAGGCCTTGGCCATCTTGATGCGTACGCCCGTGCCTATTGTGGGGGCCGGCCGTACCGATGCCGGCGTACATGCCCACTTGATGATCGCACATTTTGATTGGGAGGAACCGATCGGGGATTTGGTATTCCTCGCGGAAAAATTGAATAGGCTCCTGCCCAAAGATATCGCCGTTTATAAGATCGTGCCGGTCGTACCGGAGGCGCATGCCCGCTTCGACGCTACCTCGCGAACCTATAAATATTATGTTACGACAAAGAAAGACCCGTTTAATCACGAGCTGGTTTATAAGCTTCCCGGTCGTTTGGATTTCGAGGCGATGAACGAGGCGTGTAAGGTCTTATTCGATTATATCGATTTTACGAGTTTCAGTAAGTTGCATACGGATGTAAAGACGAATAATTGCCATATCCAACATGCGGGTTGGACGCAAGAAGGGGATATTTGGGTGTTTACGATCCGTGCAGACCGTTTCCTTCGTAATATGGTGCGTGCGATCGTTGGTACTTTATTGGAAGTCGGAAGAGGACGTTTAACGATAGACGGCTTCCGAAACGTGATTGAGGCAAAGGATCGTTGCAAGGCCGGAACCTCCGTGCCGGGACACGCCCTGTTCTTGGTAGACGTCACGTACCCGGAAGAACTCTTTCCAGTGGAGGATTAA
- a CDS encoding aspartate:alanine exchanger family transporter yields the protein MFETLLQSSYFALFLIIALGFMLGRIQIKGLSLDVSAVIFIALLFGHFGVIIPKELGNMGLVLFIFTIGIQAGPGFFDSFRSKGKTLIILTLLIVGSACLTGILFKYILDIDTPSIVGLIAGALTSTPGLAVAIDSTQSSAASIAYGIAYPFGVIGVILFVKLLPKMLRKDLIAEAKALEAQRKSQYPTLHTAAFKVTNKNICGKSLAQLQVRAMTGAVVSRIKHDNVISMPTPHTTLNEGDLLKAVGNDKALEQLTLLLGERIEGDLPLSGGQTLQSLLLTNKSIINKSLGHLNLQGTFGCTVTRVRRSGIDLSPEPNLVLKFGDKLMVAGEKESVNELAQFIGNDEKRLSDTDFFPIAMGIVLGVLFGKLNISFSDSFSFSPGLTGGILMVALVLSAIGKTGPIIWSMSGSANNLLRQLGLLLFLSEVGTSAGVNLVSTFQSSGLTLFGVGIAITMIPMIIAVLAGYYFFKINILDLVGTIAGGMTSTPGLAAADSMTDSPAPSVAYATVYPIAMVFLILFIQMIANLIV from the coding sequence ATGTTTGAAACATTACTTCAGTCTTCTTATTTTGCCCTGTTTCTGATCATAGCGCTTGGATTCATGCTAGGCCGGATACAGATCAAAGGTCTTTCGCTAGATGTATCGGCAGTTATTTTCATCGCCCTGTTATTCGGTCATTTTGGGGTTATCATACCCAAGGAATTAGGGAATATGGGGTTGGTGTTATTCATCTTTACCATTGGTATCCAAGCGGGCCCCGGATTTTTCGACTCCTTCCGTTCCAAAGGCAAGACACTCATTATCCTGACGTTATTAATTGTCGGTTCGGCATGCTTGACAGGAATCTTATTCAAGTATATCTTGGATATCGATACCCCGAGTATCGTCGGTCTGATCGCCGGGGCATTGACGAGTACGCCCGGTTTGGCGGTAGCGATCGACTCCACGCAATCATCCGCAGCATCCATCGCCTATGGCATCGCTTATCCGTTCGGCGTAATCGGCGTGATCCTTTTCGTGAAACTATTGCCCAAAATGCTTCGCAAGGATTTGATAGCCGAGGCTAAAGCGCTGGAAGCCCAACGGAAAAGCCAATATCCTACATTACATACCGCCGCATTTAAAGTCACGAATAAAAACATCTGCGGAAAGAGTTTGGCACAATTGCAGGTACGGGCCATGACCGGAGCGGTAGTCTCCCGTATAAAACACGACAATGTCATATCTATGCCAACTCCCCATACCACGCTTAACGAGGGAGATTTACTGAAGGCCGTAGGTAACGACAAAGCCTTGGAGCAACTGACATTATTGTTGGGAGAACGTATCGAGGGAGATCTGCCGTTAAGTGGCGGACAGACCTTGCAATCCCTGTTACTGACCAATAAGAGCATTATCAATAAATCGCTAGGCCATTTAAATTTACAAGGAACTTTCGGTTGTACGGTAACCCGTGTACGTCGAAGCGGAATCGACCTTTCCCCGGAACCTAATTTGGTGTTGAAGTTTGGAGATAAGTTGATGGTCGCCGGCGAGAAAGAAAGCGTAAATGAACTCGCCCAATTCATTGGCAATGATGAGAAACGTCTTTCGGATACAGACTTTTTCCCGATCGCTATGGGTATCGTATTAGGCGTATTGTTTGGAAAATTAAATATATCCTTCTCGGATTCCTTCTCATTCTCTCCGGGACTAACCGGCGGTATCCTTATGGTTGCCTTGGTATTAAGCGCCATCGGAAAAACAGGTCCGATCATCTGGTCAATGTCCGGTTCCGCTAATAACCTGCTTCGCCAATTGGGATTATTGCTATTCCTCTCCGAGGTCGGGACATCCGCCGGTGTAAATCTGGTTTCCACTTTCCAATCAAGCGGTTTAACTTTATTCGGAGTCGGTATCGCTATAACAATGATCCCTATGATTATAGCCGTATTAGCTGGATATTATTTCTTTAAGATCAACATTCTCGATTTAGTCGGAACAATCGCCGGTGGTATGACCAGTACCCCGGGACTTGCCGCCGCAGATTCTATGACAGACAGCCCAGCCCCAAGCGTGGCTTATGCGACGGTTTATCCGATAGCGATGGTATTCCTGATCTTGTTTATACAGATGATAGCGAATTTGATTGTCTAA